In the Hordeum vulgare subsp. vulgare chromosome 7H, MorexV3_pseudomolecules_assembly, whole genome shotgun sequence genome, one interval contains:
- the LOC123409115 gene encoding uncharacterized protein LOC123409115, whose translation MLHLEVDKIPDKYIIDRWRKEGKKMNKPKAIPLKLDNDQLRYNVLGMKLMELGSNASKSQRKFEHLLSAMVRIQQDLIDMDMEGEDEVDEQGEQTEECSKSNRTIGTLTAMVQSGNSNSTVELLNPDKAHTKGRPRLMTIQERIKTKTFYKCSHCHDPTHTKRKCTNLDKVYEFPKKKRSRKANQTKTADAGRNYSGSGNNKETITSNLPTDMNIQVHQ comes from the exons atgttgcatcttgaggtggatAAGATACCAGACAAATACATAATAGACAGATGGAGAAAGGAAGGCAAGAAAATGAATAAACCCAAGGCGATTCCACTGAAATTAGATAATGATCAACTAAGGTACAATGTCCTAGGGATGAAGCTAATGGAGCTTGGCTCAAACGCATCAAAGAGTCAACGGAAATTTGAGCACCTACTATCAGCAATGGTCAGAATTCAACAAGACTTGATTGATATGGACATGGAAGGAGAAGATgaagtggatgagcaaggagagcAAACAGAGGAGTGCAGCAAGTCCAACAGGACAATAGGGACACTAACAGCTATGGTACAGAGTGGGAACAGCAATTCGACTGTTGAGCTACTGAATCCTGACAAGGCTCACACAAAAGGTCGCCCacgattgatgacaatacaagaACGCATAAAAACCAAGACATTCTACAAGTGCAGCCACTGTCATGATCCAACTCACACAAAAAGGAAATGCACTAATCTGGATAAGGTGTACGAATTCCCGAAAAAGAAGAGATCGAGGAAAGCAAACCAGACAAAAACAGCTGATGCAG GGCGAAACTATTCTGGGAGTGGAAACAACAAAGAGACCATCACCAGCAACTTACCTACCGATATGAATATTCAAGTGCATCAATGA